The following are encoded in a window of Lacinutrix sp. WUR7 genomic DNA:
- the serS gene encoding serine--tRNA ligase encodes MLQVPFIRENKDLVITRLAKRNFDATQIIEEVITFDEERKQIQTELDNTLAESNAISKEIGALYKSGQAEKANGLKAKTSELKEASKALSENLNAKTEALTNLLYKIPNVPHESVPKGNSEEDNEEILKEGEIPTLHDGALPHWELAKKYDIIDFELGNKITGAGFPVYKGKGARLQRALIAYFLDKNTDAGYTEYQLPLLVNEASCYGTGQLPDKEGQMYHDSRDDLYLIPTAEVPGTNIFRDVILNESELPIGITGYTPCFRREAGSYGAHVRGLNRLHQFDKVEIIRVEHPDNSYNAFNGMIEHVQGILRELNLPYRILRLCGGDTGFPSAMTYDFEVFSTAQDRWLEISSVSNFENYQANRLKLRFKNSEGKNELAHTLNGSSLALPRVLAGILENYQTEDGIVIPEALVPYTGFKIIN; translated from the coding sequence ATGTTACAAGTACCATTTATTAGAGAAAACAAAGACTTAGTAATTACTCGTTTAGCAAAAAGAAATTTTGATGCTACACAAATAATTGAAGAAGTAATTACTTTTGATGAAGAACGTAAACAAATTCAAACAGAATTAGATAATACGCTTGCAGAATCCAACGCGATCTCTAAAGAAATTGGTGCTTTATATAAATCTGGTCAAGCCGAAAAAGCAAATGGTTTAAAAGCGAAAACTTCAGAATTAAAAGAAGCTTCAAAAGCATTAAGCGAGAATTTAAACGCTAAAACAGAAGCTTTAACTAACTTGTTATACAAAATTCCGAATGTACCACATGAGTCGGTACCAAAAGGAAATTCAGAAGAAGACAACGAAGAAATTCTTAAAGAAGGAGAGATTCCAACTTTACATGATGGCGCTTTACCGCATTGGGAACTTGCTAAAAAATATGACATAATCGATTTCGAGCTTGGTAACAAAATTACTGGTGCTGGATTTCCTGTTTATAAAGGTAAAGGAGCAAGATTACAACGTGCTTTAATCGCCTATTTCTTAGATAAAAATACTGACGCTGGTTATACCGAATACCAATTACCTCTTTTAGTAAACGAAGCGTCTTGTTATGGTACTGGACAATTACCAGACAAAGAAGGACAAATGTATCATGATTCTCGCGATGATTTATACTTAATTCCTACTGCTGAAGTTCCTGGAACAAACATTTTTAGAGATGTTATTTTAAACGAAAGTGAATTACCAATCGGTATTACTGGTTATACGCCTTGTTTCAGAAGAGAAGCAGGAAGCTATGGTGCACACGTAAGAGGATTAAATAGACTACACCAATTTGACAAAGTAGAAATTATTCGTGTAGAACATCCAGACAACTCTTATAATGCATTTAACGGCATGATAGAGCACGTACAAGGCATCTTAAGAGAACTTAATCTTCCATATAGAATATTAAGACTTTGTGGTGGAGATACTGGTTTTCCTTCTGCTATGACTTATGATTTTGAAGTGTTTTCTACAGCACAAGATAGATGGTTAGAAATCTCTAGTGTATCTAACTTTGAAAACTACCAAGCAAACCGTTTAAAATTACGTTTTAAGAATAGTGAAGGTAAAAATGAACTTGCACATACGCTTAACGGAAGCTCTTTAGCATTACCAAGAGTATTGGCTGGAATTCTTGAAAATTACCAAACCGAAGACGGAATTGTTATTCCAGAAGCATTAGTTCCTTACACAGGGTTTAAAATAATCAACTAA
- a CDS encoding HTTM domain-containing protein, translating to MLNKFLFKHIDNSPLIVFRIIFGLLCLLESVGAIFTGWVTRVFVEPKFTFTFIGFEWLQPLPGNGMYFYYLIMGVFGFLIMIGYKYRFSTIMFTLMWTTTYLMQKASYNNHYYLLILLSAIMAFLPANKYYSVDAKLNPKIKSNSMPQWCSWVFILQMFIVYTYGSLAKIYPDWLDTTVMKLFMLSKKHYLIIGDFLQQEWLHYFLAYGGILYDGLVVPFLLFKPTRKIAFFGSIFFHLFNSIVFQVGIFPYLALGFSLFFFSPRTIKNIFFKKKEFYNDAEIIEPKFKKPLVALFAIYFIIQIALPIRHHFIKDNVLWTEEGHKMSWRMMLRSKTAHISFKVKDKKVKQIIFVKLDDYLSKKQKRLISTHPDVMWQFAQRLKKEYAKKGKDISVFISCNISVNRRPYEKYINSEVDIASIPWSAFKHSEWILPSKLD from the coding sequence ATATTGAATAAGTTTTTATTTAAACATATAGATAATAGTCCGTTAATAGTTTTTAGAATTATTTTTGGATTACTATGCTTATTAGAGTCTGTAGGCGCCATTTTTACTGGTTGGGTAACTAGGGTTTTTGTAGAGCCTAAATTCACCTTTACATTTATTGGGTTCGAGTGGTTACAACCACTACCCGGAAATGGCATGTACTTCTATTATCTAATAATGGGTGTTTTTGGTTTCTTAATCATGATTGGTTATAAATACAGATTTAGTACCATTATGTTTACATTAATGTGGACAACCACATACCTAATGCAAAAAGCTTCCTATAACAATCATTATTATTTATTGATATTATTAAGTGCTATTATGGCATTTCTACCAGCAAATAAATACTATTCTGTAGACGCCAAATTAAACCCAAAAATAAAAAGCAACTCCATGCCTCAATGGTGTAGCTGGGTTTTTATTTTACAAATGTTTATTGTATACACTTATGGTTCTCTTGCAAAAATATATCCAGATTGGCTAGACACTACGGTTATGAAACTGTTTATGTTAAGCAAAAAACATTACCTCATTATTGGTGACTTTTTACAACAAGAATGGTTGCATTATTTTCTTGCTTATGGTGGTATTTTATATGATGGATTAGTCGTTCCGTTTTTACTTTTCAAGCCTACTCGAAAAATTGCTTTTTTTGGCTCTATATTTTTCCACCTATTTAATTCTATTGTATTTCAAGTTGGTATTTTCCCATACTTAGCTTTAGGATTTAGCTTATTCTTTTTTAGCCCTAGAACTATTAAAAATATCTTTTTTAAGAAAAAAGAATTTTATAACGATGCAGAAATAATAGAACCAAAATTTAAAAAACCGTTAGTAGCCCTATTTGCTATTTATTTTATAATTCAAATTGCATTGCCAATACGCCATCATTTTATAAAAGACAATGTGCTTTGGACAGAAGAAGGGCATAAAATGTCATGGCGCATGATGCTTAGATCTAAAACAGCACACATATCCTTTAAAGTCAAAGACAAAAAAGTAAAGCAAATCATATTTGTTAAACTAGATGATTATTTAAGCAAAAAGCAAAAACGCTTAATAAGCACACATCCAGACGTTATGTGGCAATTTGCCCAAAGATTAAAAAAAGAATATGCTAAAAAAGGGAAAGATATTAGTGTTTTTATAAGCTGTAATATCAGTGTTAACAGAAGACCTTATGAGAAGTATATAAATTCTGAAGTAGACATCGCTTCCATTCCGTGGAGTGCTTTTAAACACAGCGAGTGGATTTTACCTTCAAAACTAGATTAA
- a CDS encoding bifunctional riboflavin kinase/FAD synthetase, translated as MEVIQSFQNLNAHKTIVTIGTFDGVHIGHQKIIERLVNTAKQENLKSVVLTFFPHPRMVLQKDANIKLINTIEERSHILDQLGIDYLCIKTFTKEFSRLSAEEFVVEILVKQLNIKKIIIGYDHHFGRNRSANINDLKRFGETYNFEVEEISAQDINDVSVSSTKIRTALTEGDIKIANTYLGYNFMLNGKVTKGKGLGKTINFPTANIHITEDYKLIPKQGVYVVRSKYKSQTLFGMMNIGNNPTISDNTKQTIEVHFFSFNENIYDEILTVEILNRIRDEQKFESLEALKKQIEQDQLIAKQYITQNNIE; from the coding sequence TTGGAAGTAATTCAATCTTTTCAAAATCTAAATGCGCATAAAACCATTGTTACCATTGGCACTTTTGACGGCGTACATATTGGCCATCAAAAAATAATTGAGCGCTTAGTGAATACTGCTAAACAAGAAAATTTGAAATCGGTTGTGTTAACCTTTTTTCCACACCCTAGAATGGTATTACAAAAAGATGCAAACATTAAGCTTATTAATACCATTGAAGAAAGATCGCATATATTAGACCAACTAGGTATTGATTATTTATGCATAAAAACATTTACCAAAGAATTCTCAAGACTATCTGCTGAAGAATTTGTGGTAGAAATTTTAGTAAAACAACTTAATATTAAAAAAATAATTATTGGATATGATCATCACTTTGGCAGAAATAGATCTGCCAATATTAATGATTTAAAAAGATTTGGCGAAACGTATAATTTTGAAGTGGAAGAAATTTCTGCGCAAGATATAAATGATGTATCCGTAAGTTCTACAAAAATTAGAACAGCCTTAACGGAAGGAGATATAAAAATCGCAAATACTTATTTAGGTTATAATTTTATGCTAAACGGAAAAGTAACCAAAGGCAAAGGTTTAGGAAAAACCATTAACTTTCCAACAGCTAATATACATATCACCGAAGATTATAAACTAATACCAAAGCAAGGCGTTTATGTGGTTCGTTCTAAATACAAAAGCCAAACTCTATTTGGTATGATGAATATTGGTAACAACCCAACCATTAGTGATAATACAAAACAAACTATTGAAGTACATTTCTTTAGTTTTAATGAAAATATTTACGACGAAATTTTAACCGTAGAAATTTTAAACAGAATTAGAGACGAACAAAAATTTGAGTCTCTCGAAGCATTAAAAAAACAAATAGAGCAAGACCAATTAATTGCAAAACAATATATAACACAAAACAATATTGAATAA
- a CDS encoding T9SS type A sorting domain-containing protein — MKKITFSLFIFLLVSQVTVYAQEQSKSIGSNASSKVFEPTPATLESINQTGFARCLTVENEAILKQKYPERLSSDEFEAWLAPKVEQVKANRATNRTVYNIPVVIHIIHDGDALGTGENITDAQAISQITVMNEDYRKLTGTRGGANTTGAAVDTEINFCLANTDVNGAATTGVVRHVIAPYSNNVANDITTQPDWETTADVESMKTATQWDPTKYLNMWVIRPGGLPLNQGGLSGLLGYAQFPSNSGLNGAPAGGAASTDGVVAGYNAMGTKDLDDGTFILNNSYEYGRTMTHEVGHWLGLRHIWGDGPESGSCGYDDYCDDTPNAEQPNYNCGSVTSCGSADQYQNYMDYSYDTCMDTFTQDQMDRIQTVMTNSPRRMELNSSTACSTSPTIYFESSPSGDLDEGSDCDYIDYTISFALTDGGSANSTVSLIASGTATENEDFELLNNSVTFASGATTASNSITLRIHQDSFVETDETLELSINLSTTGDAEATASTKSITIINDDTAASASGSAVIFEDGFESYTDFDFAPIGDWTMLDVDGNSTFGSNSATWTNTGYTGTFMVFNPSQTTPSLAGTIWDPHTGSKGYYCFDATNNPNGTALNDDYIFTPQMQNFGANGELKLWAKSLTDQYGLERFKVGVSTTDTNPASFTYFTASYAEAPIDWTEYTYDLSAYQGEDIYITIYVESSDAFTFMLDDISVTADVTTVIQETINTATADQLNITGPGEAFAFDATSKNLMLSIDNFGGFAYECTNVNVSRDVATVGAASTMYSANTDPSSFVSAKTFDITTTIQNTADASTLSFYFTEAELAGWESETGNSRTSLYVKKEGTNEVVPVTVTAFGADLELTASFTTGLEGTYVFGVQTALSTTNALTLDTGVSIYPNPSSSALNIKTSDNNLPDTYVIYNMLGQVMSNKTISNNSDLSINTSALSNGMYFIKISKEGNTVSLPFVKK, encoded by the coding sequence ATGAAAAAAATTACTTTTAGTCTTTTTATTTTTCTGTTAGTATCTCAGGTCACTGTATATGCTCAAGAACAATCAAAAAGCATAGGATCAAATGCATCTTCAAAGGTGTTTGAACCTACTCCAGCTACTTTAGAGTCTATAAACCAAACAGGTTTTGCAAGATGTTTAACTGTAGAAAATGAAGCTATATTAAAGCAAAAATACCCGGAACGTTTATCTTCTGATGAATTTGAAGCATGGTTAGCTCCTAAAGTGGAACAGGTAAAAGCAAACAGAGCAACGAATAGAACTGTTTATAATATACCAGTAGTTATACATATTATTCATGATGGTGATGCACTTGGAACCGGAGAAAACATAACCGACGCACAAGCAATTTCTCAAATCACTGTAATGAATGAAGATTACAGAAAACTTACAGGTACTCGTGGTGGTGCTAATACAACCGGTGCTGCTGTAGATACTGAAATTAATTTTTGTTTAGCAAATACGGATGTAAATGGTGCTGCTACAACTGGTGTTGTAAGACATGTTATCGCACCATATTCTAATAATGTTGCAAATGACATTACCACTCAACCAGATTGGGAAACGACTGCAGATGTTGAATCCATGAAAACTGCAACACAATGGGATCCTACAAAATACTTAAATATGTGGGTAATACGTCCTGGAGGTCTACCTTTAAACCAAGGAGGATTAAGTGGTCTTTTAGGTTATGCACAATTCCCTAGTAACTCTGGATTAAACGGAGCTCCTGCTGGAGGTGCTGCCAGTACCGATGGTGTTGTTGCAGGATATAATGCAATGGGAACAAAAGATCTAGATGATGGAACTTTTATTCTAAACAATTCTTACGAATATGGTAGAACAATGACGCATGAAGTTGGACACTGGTTAGGACTTCGCCATATTTGGGGTGACGGACCTGAATCTGGTAGTTGTGGTTATGATGATTATTGTGATGACACACCAAATGCAGAACAGCCAAACTATAATTGTGGGTCTGTAACAAGTTGTGGGTCTGCTGATCAATATCAAAACTACATGGACTACTCTTATGATACTTGTATGGATACATTCACACAAGATCAAATGGATAGAATACAAACAGTAATGACTAACTCTCCACGTAGAATGGAGTTAAATTCATCTACTGCTTGTTCTACATCACCAACTATTTATTTTGAATCATCACCTTCAGGAGATTTAGACGAAGGAAGTGACTGTGATTATATAGACTACACAATTAGCTTTGCGCTTACTGATGGTGGTTCTGCTAATTCAACAGTATCATTAATAGCATCTGGAACAGCTACAGAAAATGAAGATTTCGAATTACTTAATAATTCTGTAACTTTTGCTTCAGGAGCTACTACAGCAAGTAACTCTATCACTTTAAGAATACACCAAGATAGTTTTGTAGAAACGGATGAGACCTTAGAACTTTCTATAAATCTTTCTACAACTGGAGATGCTGAAGCTACCGCTTCAACAAAATCTATTACCATAATTAATGATGATACTGCCGCATCAGCTTCTGGTTCTGCAGTAATCTTTGAAGATGGCTTTGAAAGTTATACCGATTTTGACTTTGCTCCTATTGGAGATTGGACGATGTTAGATGTGGATGGAAATTCAACATTCGGATCAAATTCAGCAACATGGACAAACACCGGATATACTGGAACATTTATGGTATTTAACCCTAGTCAAACAACTCCTTCTTTAGCAGGAACTATTTGGGATCCGCACACTGGATCTAAAGGTTACTATTGTTTTGATGCTACTAATAACCCTAATGGTACTGCTCTTAATGACGATTATATTTTCACTCCTCAAATGCAAAATTTTGGAGCAAATGGAGAGTTAAAATTATGGGCCAAATCATTAACAGATCAATATGGTTTAGAACGTTTTAAAGTAGGTGTTTCTACAACAGATACAAATCCTGCTAGCTTTACCTATTTTACAGCTTCTTATGCAGAAGCTCCTATAGATTGGACAGAGTACACCTATGACTTATCTGCTTATCAAGGAGAAGACATTTACATAACAATATATGTAGAATCTTCAGATGCTTTTACATTTATGCTAGATGATATTTCTGTTACAGCAGATGTTACAACTGTTATTCAAGAAACAATAAACACTGCTACTGCAGACCAATTAAACATAACTGGTCCTGGTGAAGCTTTTGCTTTTGATGCTACTTCCAAAAACTTAATGTTATCCATAGATAACTTTGGAGGTTTTGCTTATGAATGTACAAATGTTAATGTTTCAAGAGATGTAGCAACAGTTGGTGCAGCTTCCACTATGTATAGTGCAAATACAGACCCTTCTAGTTTTGTTAGTGCTAAAACATTTGATATCACAACAACTATACAAAATACTGCTGATGCTTCTACTTTAAGCTTTTACTTTACAGAAGCAGAATTAGCAGGTTGGGAATCTGAAACTGGTAATTCTAGAACCAGCTTATATGTTAAAAAAGAAGGAACAAATGAAGTGGTTCCAGTAACTGTAACAGCATTTGGTGCAGATCTTGAATTAACAGCAAGCTTTACAACAGGATTAGAAGGTACTTATGTGTTTGGTGTACAAACTGCATTATCTACTACTAACGCACTAACTCTAGATACAGGTGTTTCAATATACCCTAACCCTTCAAGTAGTGCATTAAACATTAAGACAAGTGATAATAATTTACCAGATACGTATGTAATTTATAACATGCTTGGTCAAGTTATGAGTAATAAAACTATTTCTAATAATTCTGATTTATCTATAAATACTTCAGCATTAAGTAATGGTATGTACTTTATTAAAATATCTAAAGAAGGAAACACCGTTTCTTTACCTTTTGTAAAAAAATAA
- a CDS encoding T9SS type A sorting domain-containing protein produces the protein MEKITHYKFACFTWLAILFSLNMLAQKPVEKRSFEIRLEKDEAVQTVIKNNQRVNVETGVPVALYGLNYEVPQGSPESMALYYLEHESKTLGFSKEEIQNLKHHATRTTDAGSVVRFRQHADGYPVNKAEVTISISPENKVVYVMNSYQSIKSFNSTPSVSEDLAYTLAYNYLNVSSDVLFKANRLMVYNNPKMTRLANEVTILTNNPAGEWHVFVDAQTEEIFKVIDLNQYYSDEKHKHNAGCLHASTKISEDRRRVSGTGMIFNPDPLTSNMVAYGGGYVDNNDVASAELNAARMSVTLNDITLTGSTYSLVGPRAEIVDFDTPNTGLFTQNSSVFNFTREEDGFEAVNIYYHIDFLMDYINNTLGCDVMPYQYTGGVQFDPHGWSGQDQSSFSSGTGQLRFGEGCVDDGEDSDVIHHELGHGLHDWVTSGGLSQVNGLSEGCGDYVAQSYNRGVNNANGYWTAADPAYNYVFNWDGHNECWGGRTTAYGATYPGGLVGQIHTDGQIWASCLMTVWDQIGQQEMDKIFYEGLGMTNGASSQDDAANAVYQAAINLSYTNTQLNAIHSGLTACGYSLPALPGPPVAAISADNETICLDTNNMINFMDETVPNATSWAWTFEGGSPATSTEQNPTVTYAADGTYDVALVATNSYGTNSITMNDYISVVSGTACPSCETTSSVASLGLGIVDGTGVFTPGAAVTHVITVPAASDVVIGDVKVQVNISHTFIRDLEITVIHPNGTDSVLLYDQNCVGENDLDITFSDGADAIVCAEPTTGVYNPDNPLSAFSGLNSAGEWTISIRDWYVGDVGTLNNWSIEICSSPTASINENSFNTFSLFPNPNKGVFTINLNSSSNKDIHVEVYDIRGRSVFNNSYVNTTDFNQEINLSNVQSGMYLVKVSDGEKETIKKILIE, from the coding sequence ATGGAAAAAATTACGCATTACAAATTCGCTTGTTTTACATGGTTAGCAATTTTGTTTTCATTGAACATGTTAGCCCAAAAACCTGTAGAAAAACGTTCTTTTGAGATACGTTTAGAAAAAGATGAAGCAGTACAGACAGTCATTAAAAACAACCAGAGAGTTAATGTAGAAACAGGAGTGCCTGTTGCTCTTTATGGTTTAAATTACGAAGTTCCTCAAGGTTCGCCCGAAAGTATGGCGCTTTATTATTTAGAGCATGAATCTAAGACGCTAGGATTTTCTAAAGAGGAAATTCAGAATCTAAAACACCATGCTACAAGAACTACAGATGCAGGGTCTGTTGTTCGTTTTAGACAACATGCTGATGGGTATCCTGTAAATAAAGCAGAGGTGACCATATCTATTTCACCAGAAAACAAAGTGGTTTATGTAATGAATAGTTATCAATCTATTAAATCTTTTAATAGTACACCAAGTGTTTCTGAAGACCTAGCATATACGTTAGCATATAATTATTTAAATGTGTCAAGTGACGTTTTATTTAAAGCCAATAGATTAATGGTTTATAATAACCCTAAGATGACACGTTTGGCAAACGAAGTAACCATACTAACTAATAACCCTGCTGGAGAATGGCATGTATTTGTAGATGCACAGACAGAAGAAATATTTAAGGTTATTGATTTAAATCAATACTATTCGGATGAAAAGCATAAACATAATGCAGGTTGTTTGCATGCTTCTACTAAAATTTCAGAAGATAGAAGAAGAGTAAGTGGAACAGGTATGATTTTTAATCCAGATCCATTAACTTCAAATATGGTTGCATATGGTGGTGGTTATGTAGACAATAATGACGTGGCTTCGGCCGAATTGAATGCTGCTAGAATGAGTGTAACCTTAAATGATATAACCTTAACAGGAAGTACCTACTCTCTTGTAGGACCTAGAGCCGAAATTGTAGATTTTGATACGCCAAATACTGGGTTATTCACACAGAATTCCTCTGTATTTAATTTTACTAGAGAAGAGGATGGTTTTGAAGCTGTAAACATATATTATCATATAGATTTTTTGATGGATTATATTAATAATACATTAGGATGTGATGTTATGCCTTATCAATATACAGGAGGGGTTCAATTTGATCCTCATGGATGGAGTGGGCAAGATCAATCTTCTTTTAGTAGTGGTACAGGGCAGCTAAGATTTGGAGAAGGTTGTGTAGATGATGGTGAAGATTCTGATGTAATACATCATGAACTTGGTCATGGGTTACATGATTGGGTTACTTCTGGAGGTTTATCTCAAGTAAATGGTTTAAGTGAAGGATGTGGTGATTATGTAGCACAATCTTATAATAGAGGTGTTAATAATGCTAATGGGTATTGGACAGCAGCTGACCCTGCTTATAATTATGTTTTTAACTGGGATGGTCATAATGAATGTTGGGGAGGAAGAACTACAGCTTATGGAGCAACTTACCCTGGAGGATTAGTAGGACAAATACATACTGATGGACAAATTTGGGCTAGCTGTTTAATGACAGTATGGGATCAAATTGGGCAACAAGAAATGGATAAGATTTTTTATGAAGGTCTTGGAATGACTAATGGTGCTTCTAGTCAAGATGATGCTGCAAATGCAGTATATCAAGCTGCTATTAATTTGAGTTATACTAACACACAGCTTAATGCAATTCATTCTGGATTAACGGCTTGTGGTTATTCATTACCTGCATTACCTGGTCCACCAGTCGCTGCTATTAGCGCAGATAATGAAACTATTTGTTTAGATACAAATAACATGATAAATTTTATGGATGAAACAGTACCAAATGCAACTTCATGGGCTTGGACTTTTGAAGGTGGTTCACCTGCTACCTCTACAGAACAAAACCCAACGGTTACCTATGCAGCAGATGGTACATATGATGTTGCCTTAGTAGCAACGAATTCTTATGGCACAAATTCTATTACCATGAATGATTATATTTCAGTGGTTTCTGGAACGGCATGTCCTTCTTGTGAAACAACTAGTTCTGTTGCCAGCTTAGGGCTTGGCATTGTAGATGGGACAGGAGTTTTTACACCTGGTGCTGCTGTGACACATGTTATCACTGTGCCTGCGGCTTCAGATGTAGTTATTGGTGATGTTAAAGTGCAAGTGAATATTTCACATACCTTTATTAGGGATTTAGAAATTACTGTTATTCATCCTAATGGTACAGATTCTGTATTGCTGTATGATCAAAATTGCGTTGGTGAAAATGATTTAGATATAACTTTTTCCGATGGGGCTGACGCTATTGTTTGTGCAGAACCTACCACTGGTGTGTATAATCCAGATAATCCTTTAAGTGCTTTTTCTGGGTTAAATAGTGCAGGAGAATGGACCATATCTATTCGCGATTGGTATGTTGGCGATGTAGGAACTTTAAACAATTGGTCTATTGAAATTTGCAGTAGCCCTACAGCTTCTATTAATGAAAATAGTTTTAACACCTTTTCTTTATTCCCTAATCCGAATAAAGGAGTATTTACCATTAATTTAAACTCGTCTTCTAATAAAGATATTCATGTTGAGGTATATGATATTAGAGGTCGTTCTGTATTTAATAATTCGTATGTAAATACTACAGATTTCAATCAGGAAATTAACTTAAGTAATGTGCAATCTGGAATGTACTTAGTAAAAGTTAGTGATGGAGAGAAAGAAACTATTAAAAAGATTCTTATTGAGTAA
- the pth gene encoding aminoacyl-tRNA hydrolase: MCKFLTSLFKKKKVLHKTEEIDPMKKYLIVGLGNIGEKYTHTRHNIGFKILDHFAEKEGLTFETQKLGDLTTYKFKGRTFILLKPSTYMNLSGKAILYWLTKEKIPLENLLVITDDLNLPFGSIRIKTKGSDGGHNGLKDTQDKLNTTKYNRFRFGISDAFSKGRQVDYVLGEWTEEEESKLPERLDKASEIIRSFGTAGINNTMNTFNGK; the protein is encoded by the coding sequence ATGTGTAAATTCTTAACATCGCTTTTCAAAAAAAAGAAAGTACTACACAAAACAGAAGAAATAGATCCTATGAAAAAATATCTTATTGTTGGTCTTGGAAATATTGGTGAAAAATACACACATACCAGACATAATATTGGCTTTAAAATATTAGACCATTTTGCGGAAAAAGAAGGCCTTACTTTTGAAACCCAAAAATTAGGAGACCTAACTACTTATAAATTTAAAGGAAGAACCTTTATTCTACTTAAGCCAAGTACGTATATGAATTTAAGCGGAAAAGCAATTCTATATTGGCTAACTAAAGAAAAAATTCCTTTAGAAAATTTATTGGTTATCACAGATGATTTAAACTTGCCTTTTGGAAGCATTAGAATTAAAACCAAAGGAAGTGACGGAGGTCATAACGGATTAAAAGACACACAAGACAAATTAAACACTACAAAATACAATAGGTTTAGATTTGGTATTAGTGATGCTTTTAGCAAAGGAAGACAAGTGGATTATGTCTTAGGAGAATGGACAGAAGAAGAGGAAAGCAAACTACCAGAAAGATTAGATAAAGCTTCAGAAATAATAAGATCTTTTGGCACAGCAGGTATAAATAACACCATGAATACCTTTAACGGAAAATAA
- a CDS encoding 50S ribosomal protein L25/general stress protein Ctc — protein MKSITINGSQREIVGKKATKALRNAGQVPCVLYGGDKPVHFSAPELAFSKLVYTPNAHTVVIELANGTTFNAVLQDIQFHPVTDRILHVDFYQLFDDKEIALNIPVELVGNSKGVKNGGVLRKNNRKLRVKALPANLPDLIEIDITNLKIGDKVSVADLNQEKYTLLHSANTVVCQIKTSRTAVVDDEDEEEGAEGEAPAAEGTQE, from the coding sequence ATGAAATCAATTACAATCAACGGATCTCAAAGAGAAATCGTAGGCAAAAAAGCAACAAAAGCCTTACGAAATGCTGGTCAGGTTCCTTGCGTATTATACGGAGGAGACAAACCAGTGCATTTCTCTGCACCAGAATTAGCTTTCTCTAAACTTGTATACACTCCTAATGCGCATACAGTTGTTATTGAACTTGCTAACGGAACAACATTTAATGCAGTACTTCAAGACATTCAATTTCACCCAGTAACAGACAGAATTTTACACGTAGATTTCTACCAGTTATTTGATGATAAAGAAATTGCATTAAATATTCCTGTAGAATTAGTAGGAAACTCTAAAGGGGTTAAAAATGGTGGTGTTTTAAGAAAAAACAACCGTAAATTACGTGTGAAAGCATTACCTGCTAACTTACCAGATTTAATAGAAATAGATATTACTAATTTAAAAATTGGAGATAAAGTATCTGTAGCAGATTTAAATCAAGAAAAGTACACTTTATTACACTCAGCAAATACAGTAGTTTGTCAAATTAAGACATCTAGAACTGCAGTTGTTGATGATGAAGATGAAGAAGAAGGTGCAGAAGGAGAAGCTCCTGCAGCTGAAGGTACTCAAGAATAA